A genomic region of Paralichthys olivaceus isolate ysfri-2021 chromosome 18, ASM2471397v2, whole genome shotgun sequence contains the following coding sequences:
- the cdk5rap2 gene encoding CDK5 regulatory subunit-associated protein 2 isoform X17 — translation MKKAETPSFPDKMSPIKALTMKDYENQITALKKENFNLKLRIYFMEERMQQKCDDSTEDIFKTNIELKVELESMKRELAEKQELLVSASKALESLAGRESGESHRVREKAQREMDAIRDAFNKRIAELEQCLQTAEEEVEKMAAIAEQEKCKNINMEKQLQALAPPSTLTPVPVPSTVHNLQQALQEKDNIIEQLKITVKNQEALINHKKSADQQMDAPSSEHVKQLSELIAKKDQELEALRDELHNKEDRGQPDHQSEVSRLESVNKHLTEELSQTRSTNENLTKTLEETQTQYKTLSGKLEQKENELSLEGKNALKRDKTIQGLTQVLREKEKEIAELCHEIEDRDDALAKAREAAHKAQLQKYQGAEEHQNLLMAKQTELSQLQGEHNVKVLEAQKLKRALDRKEQELADLQQAKDQLEVELEDLQQQKKKGDKALNDLNNQLKKLSGEIGERESALEQQYQELLDQTKRKVQAHEVTIQRLTSTLADKEQQLQEYINMFRDFEQSKSPGGNDNVLSKLRQRLKEKEKALEQALDEKFAAIEEKDNEIHQLQLSLREKERDLDRLNNLLSHNEETINSFDSLIKEKDVELQHLANTLKNLQRAKQDVEDNLNRSLREKDSIISQLQLSLEGKTKDMEEMAKSMLSQSQSHVHDLAEQMGQRLKVTEVMLAEAVKARERLVADNESAVEGLLATISSKDQLLKESAEHYNRMLSERTQDIQELKKQLSDRQQQLATAEKQSSVRAQEDCLETANLQALLAEKDSLINKLLLHGQERDQFQAEPDHVLELRQTIQIMQEKLDERDAELCRRNGGDNVENIPLSRKTVVILKTELAQKTEALNNALKRENELKISLAELQSLLSELEGRSEGQTANIESLTSTLKTKDEIINVLHQRLGQKGDSRGDHMQDQVIGSGLERSFPGLPQRERTMIGGDSQQEALPNLIALQQEHDALNKALRAEQQLYSSLVRTVKEQDSAQRLHALQLELTAVQLLRQQLEESIKSNEELKDDLEREIHRAKLGEGMDPTDPKELESMRHQLEDAQRWNASLQARLGAIQNRGGGVGGANDGGDTLSFIGDQTSYMSICVGEGQDDSLCQLSEQELKQKVLDLQDCVSRLQTVNNELQSRLSLLEKSEHEASNKEGKDMVSTWNQQLKRTQETQLLADSDRKHHPGRNKESQTDIKLGQMVSGKQLGNENMDSGLSQSREHPQSGNNTLDTGEREQKNGDVMALKSLLTDCGATSVSHLREKLHRLASENVEMRGLLKEQKSAECKEKESTDASGNSSDGQAELRQSMETLPIKVSNEKGAEVVVSTANGMETSKTKGPGHATRHGAGLKSRLPVPVRQREETGSSSMQSTRPEYLRTDALQHPHSDDVYQQLHAETDFSISLQQSTSTAQHSRGSAGLDKGSEAEQRLDNTQTDSALFTQLELLHQECQEKEALINKLSEQLADWEELHTQLQEKEQLNHQYVEALQAAESTIAYLTACSLDNQGGFGSHTSSGAGSGSVGSDAALHSRCMELQKALQDKEELNNQLIELVIMAEKAITCSNSQENNPEIRDLCSQIDSALQQVNASSKRDSPRGVSGSTNASMQELQRHTDSLQEALWEQNKLNAELREKLRDADAAAKQSYNSNSAGQDGKPSRQLAAENGSEEHHGAMGSSVDASLTQDLTKAVINCLSATESAIASLAEHCTYPGSSTSAKSSRISSDLQVNLNKLQRALQEREELGESTQIQTTKSSSKCSTAVTGTKGQLPRDLHQNLCLLCKVYNDLSHRISELQISLQEEKGHREESEAHRSVQDGKGLPPNVQAQLESLHKALREKKKAYKSLEEKLATALTETTPTQTARKALEQDDKGVQVDLQDLGYETSGKSENDREESSSTDLEVGVNPSRSASSLPSLLKHEQATFSSTENLDSTSSTPYPSSPALSSAKVSLKSLQVYDEYGVSENPLQLQGQVRELKAQLENQTKLILQMQNLLRRNSLSSDLIANASDPSVVIRDQEGTRKEDRCQDSSYRTVQQREKKEGENQAMKDKTSRLNLDQERERTLNKSTTEQLPQTHSRSTSPARLDSLVKSQARELSQLRQQIKESRGLGALQRRQLEELSNAFKELLQASKVDFYMGEVVKEQLDKSLNLLDRLEGRLDKGESHLDNEDAAALELSRSLGELQQGSHSLLSHEDMRDLPDNPARIQLELDHLRLELEGDRELLQQCIRVLVQQNLTLAKCTREQLDLLAKELQEKNRLIQTLQSQFGSQSPSSHHSSHSDLYHSDRTSSSCHSPQGGSRSPSQRHSSDWMGAAVPPVGGAQADGVSSHRGASSRLQGLQRENGRLREQLRGNEELNATLRSELDLHRSIISQSSPYHQNWDQGQDKQGPGPQTEAHEVDRDIAPQSAPEQHSTMNSDLLAEHLQEIRALRQRLEESIRTNDRLREQLERRLAEVEKDPATNIFIQGNEEQGHLANEVRFLRGQNQTLKEQLNLASRDKQRENEKLRETLARRTAKLEQSRKESEAIRQENSRLQEGLEHISQENSELQDSLHHSKEELHRLQCEVKLQRQQLSDSQHLLQSLRVELQVYEKIKIDAHKHNAESSETNQEPLPVPSSSSLDLSELLSEIRHLRLQLERSIQTNTALRQRLEEQLLRGPNRSETININYLLSSPDEGGRSPGREGCDLRHSFQYNEQTNVLDEKRRARSEVGGGSFSSSSGDSGAPSRLVPGHRMWANRNGRHVLGLIEDYNALRKQISEGRKLSHSMDTQLQECLHTVRQQSSDNKVMEQQHLKSLSSSMSTMQHVLEEAGRLLKLVWRVSLPAGNTAGDSGNNQQQDELLKTEIARLKSRLSQQERMLSGAVKRLRSTNQLKEGMERVIIDQLALTHGVLKKARGNLETNYCTVFGLKGLSGGPDEGGPSHWPVGGTTEPERRSAPISGPGRHSASSDSDTSLHCSF, via the exons ATGAAGAAAGCTGAGA CGCCGTCCTTTCCTGACAAGATGTCACCTATTAAAGCTCTCACCATGAAGGACTATGAGAAC CAAATCACAGCTCTGAAGAAAGAGAACTTTAACCTGAAGCTGCGGATTTACTTCATGGAGGAGCGCATGCAGCAGAAATGTGACGACTCCACTGAGGACATATTCAAAACG AACATTGAGCTGAAGGTGGAGTTGGAATCTATGAAGAGGGAGCTGGCAGAAAAACAGGAGCTGCTTGTGTCTGCATC gAAAGCGTTGGAGAGTCTGGCTGGTCGAGAATCAGGAGAATCCCATCGTGTGAGAGAAAAAGctcagagagagatggatgcaATCCGAGATGCATTTAACAAGAGGATAGCTGAGTTAGAACAG TGTCTGCAAACAGCTGAGGAAGAGGTCGAGAAGATGGCAGCCATTGCTGAGCAGGAAAAGTGCAAGAACATTAACATGGAGAAGCAGCTCCAAGCCCTGGCTCCACCAAGCACGTTGACCCCTGTCCCAGTCCCCAGCACAGTCCACAACCTGCAGCAGGCCCTGCAGGAAAAAGACAA TATTATTGAGCAACTCAAGATCACTGTAAAGAACCAAGAAGCTTTGATCAATCATAAGAAAAGTGCAGACCAACAGATGGATGCACCATCGTCTGAGCATGTTAAACAGTTGTCTGAGCTCATTGCCAAGAAAGATCAGGAACTGGAG GCACTGAGGGACGAGCTACATAAcaaggaggacagaggacagcCTGACCACCAG AGTGAGGTTAGCCGATTGGAGTCCGTCAATAAGCACCTGACTGAAGAGCTCTCACAGACAAGAAGCACCAACGAGAACCTGACAAAAACACTAGAGGAAACCCAAACTCAGTACAAG ACCCTGTCAGGGAAGTTGGAGCAGAAGGAGAATGAACTCAGCTTGGAGGGTAAAAATGCCCTGAAGCGAGACAAAACAATCCAGGGGTTGACTCAGGTCCTccgagaaaaggaaaaagag ATTGCAGAGCTGTGTCATGAGATTGAGGACAGGGATGATGCTCTAGCCAAGGCTAGAGAGGCAGCACATAAGGCTCAACTGCAGAAATACCAG GGAGCAGAGGAACACCAAAACCTATTAAtggcaaaacaaacagagctgtCCCAACTCCAGGGGGAACACAATGTCAAAGTGCTTGAAGCACAAAAGCTAAAGCGTGCCCTGGACAGAAAGGAGCAAGAGCTGGCTGACTTGCAACAAGCAAAGGACCAACTGGAGGTTGAACTGGAAGACCTgcaacagcagaagaagaaaggagaCAAAGCCCTGAAT GATCTTAATAATCAGCTGAAGAAGCTAAGCGGTGAGAttggggagagggagagtgcTCTGGAGCAGCAGTACCAGGAGCTGCTAGATCAAACCAAAAGAAAAGTGCAAGCCCATGAGGTCACCATCCAGCGGCTTACATCCACCCTTGCTGATAAAGAGCAGCAGCTACAG GAATACATAAATATGTTCAGAGACTTTGAGCAAAGCAAAAGCCCAGGAGGAAACGACAATGTGCTTTCCAAGCTGCGGCAAAGactgaaagaaaaggagaaggcTCTGGAG CAAGCACTGGATGAGAAGTTTGCTGCCATTGAggagaaagacaatgagattcacCAGCTGCAGCTGTCTCTaagggagaaggaaagagacCTGGACAGGCTAAATAACTTGCTATCTCACAACGAGGAAACCATAAAT AGTTTTGATAGTCTGATCAAGGAGAAggatgtggagctgcagcatctTGCAAACACACTCAAAAACCTTCAGAGAGCAAAGCAAGATGTAGAAGATAACCTGAACAGATCACTGAGGGAGAAGGACTCCATCATCAGCCAACTGCAGCTCTCCCTGGAGGGCAAGACAAAGGACATGGAG GAAATGGCCAAATCCATGCTAAGCCAGTCACAAAGTCATGTACATGACCTTGCTGAACAGATGGGCCAGAGGTTAAAAGTGACAGAGGTTATGTTGGCTGAGGCTGTGAAAGCCAGGGAAAGGCTGGTTGCAGACAATGAAAGCGCAGTGGAAGGACTGTTGGCTACAATCAGCAGCAAGGACCAACTTCTCAAG gAGTCTGCTGAGCACTACAACCGCATGTTGTCTGAGCGTACACAAGACATTCAGGAACTAAAGAAGCAGCTGTCTGACAGGCAACAGCAGCTTGCCACTGCTGAGAAGCAAAGCTCTGTAAGAGCCCAGGAGGATTGTTTAGAGACTGCAAACCTCCAAGCACTGCTTGCTGAAAAAGACAGCCTCATCAAT AAACTTCTGCTGCATGGTCAGGAGAGGGACCAGTTTCAGGCGGAGCCAGATCATGTGTTGGAGCTCAGACAAACTATCCAAATCATGCAGGAGAAGTTGGACGAGAGGGATG CTGAGCTGTGTAGAAGGAATGGCGGCGATAATGTGGAGAACATCCCACTCTCCAGGAAGACAGTTGTCATCCTGAAGACTGAGCTGGCACAGAAAACTGAGGCACTGAACAATGCCCTGAAGAGGGAGAATGAACTGAAG ATCTCATTGGCGGAGCTACAGTCATTACTGTCTGAGCTGGAGGGTCGCAGTGAAGGTCAGACTGCTAATATTGAGTCACTGACTTCCACTCTGAAGACCAAGGATGAGATAATCAAT GTTCTTCACCAGCGCCTTGGGCAGAAGGGTGACAGTCGGGGTGATCACATGCAGGATCAGGTTATTGGCTCTGGCCTGGAAAGATCATTCCCTGGACTCCCACAAAGAGAGAGAACCATGATTGGTGGAGACAGCCAGCAAGAG GCTTTACCCAACCTTATAGCCCTGCAACAGGAACATGATGCTCTTAACAAAGCCCTGAGAGCGGAACAACAGCTCTACTCTAGCCTGGTCAGGACTGTTAAAGAGCAGGACAG TGCCCAGCGTCTCCATGCTCTGCAGCTGGAACTGACTGCGGTGCAGCTCCTCAGGCAGCAGCTAGAGGAGAGCATCAAATCTAATGAGGAGCTCAAGGATGACTTGGAGAGAGAGATACACAGAGCCAAACTCGGAGAAG GCATGGACCCCACTGATCCTAAAGAACTCGAGAGCATGAGACATCAGCTCGAAGATGCACAGCGCTGGAATGCATCTCTGCAGGCTCGCTTAGGAGCAATCCAGAACCGTGGAGGAGGGGTCGGTGGGGCCAATGATGGTG GCGACACTTTGAGTTTCATTGGCGATCAGACTTCCTACATGAGTATATGTGTGGGGGAGGGGCAGGATGACAGCTTGTGTCAACTCTCTGAACAAGAGCTAAAGCAGAAG GTGCTGGACCTGCAGGATTGTGTAAGCAGACTGCAGACTGTAAACAACGAGTTGCAGAGCCGACTGTCGCTATTGGAGAAGTCAGAGCATGAGGCTTCCAACAAGGAGGGAAAAGACATGGTCAGCACCTGGAATCAG CAGCTAAAGAGGACGCAGGAGACACAGCTTTTGGCTGACAGTGACAGGAAGCATCACCCTGGTAGGAACAAAGAGAGCCAGACAGACATCAAACTAGGACAG ATGGTGTCTGGAAAACAATTGGGTAATGAGAATATGGACAGTGGTCTTAGCCAGAGTAGAGAACATCCTCAGTCTGGCAACAACACTTTggacactggagagagagaacagaagaaTGGAGATGTAATGGCACTTAAATCCCTGCTGACTGATTGTGGGGCTACATCAGTCTCACACCTCAG AGAGAAGTTGCACAGACTGGCAtctgaaaatgtggaaatgcGGGGTCTATTGAAGGAACAAAAATCTGCAGAgtgtaaagaaaaagagagcaCGGATGCCTCAGGGAACAGCAGTGATGGACAGGCCGAATTGAGGCAGAGTATGGAAACACTGCCGATCAAGGTGTCAAATGAAAAGGGAGCGGAGGTAGTTGTCAGCACTGCCAATGGGATGGAGACGTCAAAAACTAAAGGACCAGGCCATGCCACAAGGCATGGG GCTGGTCTCAAATCTCGCCTTCCTGTtcctgtgagacagagagaggagactggcagcagcagcatgcagtCAACTAGACCTGAATACCTGAGGACTGATGCACTTCAACACCCTCATTCGGATGATGTGTATCAGCAATTACACGCAGAAACTGACTTCTCAATATCTCTCCAGCAAAGCACTTCCACTGCACAGCATAGCAGAGGTTCAGCAGGGTTGGACAAGGGCTCTGAAGCTGAACAGAGACTGGATAACACCCAGACTGACTCTGCTCTATTCACTCAGCTGGAGCTCCTCCACCAGGAGTGTCAGGAGAAAGAAGCCCTAATCAACAAGCTCAGTGAGCAGCTTGCTGACTGGGAAGAGCTCCACACTCAGCTTCAGGAAAAGGAACAGCTTAATCACCAGTATGTTGAAGCCCTACAGGCTGCAGAATCAACTATTGCTTACCTGACTGCCTGCAGTCTGGACAACCAGGGAGGATTTGGATCACACACCAGTTCAGGAGCAGGTTCTGGTTCTGTGGGTTCAGATGCTGCCCTCCACAGTCGATGCATGGAGCTGCAGAAAGCCCTACAGGACAAGGAGGAGCTTAACAACCAGCTTATTGAGCTTGTGATTATGGCAGAGAAAGCCATCACCTGCTCCAACAGCCAGGAAAATAATCCAGAAATCAGGGATCTTTGCTCACAGATAGACAGCGCCCTGCAGCAGGTTAATGCATCCTCAAAGAGAGACAGCCCAAGAGGTGTTTCTGGAAGCACTAACGCCTCAATGCAGGAGTTGCAGCGACACACAGACTCTTTGCAGGAGGCACTTTGGGAGCAGAACAAGCTCAATGCAGAGCTGAGGGAAAAACTGAGAGATGCAGATGCTGCTGCTAAACAGAGCTACAACAGTAACAGTGCTGGCCAGGATGGTAAACCTTCAAGGCAGTTAGCAGCAGAGAATGGCTCAGAGGAACACCACGGGGCAATGGGAAGTTCTGTTGACGCTAGTTTAACTCAGGATTTGACAAAAGCTGTAATTAACTGCCTAAGTGCAACTGAGTCTGCCATTGCCTCTCTAGCAGAACACTGTACATATCCTGGCTCCTCGACTTCTGCTAAATCCTCACGGATCAGCTCTGACCTGCAGGTGAATTTAAACAAACTTCAGAGAGCCCTGCAAGAGAGGGAAGAACTGGGAGAATCCACCCAGATACAAACAACCAAATCCAGCAGCAAGTGTAGCACCGCTGTCACTGGAACAAAGGGTCAACTTCCCAGAGACCTCCATCAaaatctctgtctcctctgcaaGGTCTACAATGATCTCTCTCACAGGATTTCTGAATTGCAGATTTCCTTACAAGAAGAGAAAGGCCATAGAGAAGAGAGCGAGGCCCACAGGTCAGTGCAGGATGGAAAGGGATTACCACCAAATGTTCAGGCCCAGCTAGAGTCTCTCCACAAGGcactgagagagaagaagaaagcatATAAAAGCCTGGAAGAGAAACTAGCCACCGCTCTTACTGAGACAACCCCCACCCAAACTGCACGGAAAG CTCTGGAGCAGGATGACAAAGGCGTGCAGGTGGATTTGCAAGACCTGGGTTACGAAACCAGTGGCAAGAGTGAAAACGATAGGGAAGAGAGCAGTAGCACAG ATCTAGAGGTTGGTGTGAACCCAAGTCGTAGTGCTTCTAGCCTGCCTTCCCTACTGAAACACGAACAggccaccttctcctccactgAAAACCTGGACTCAACCTCCAGCACACCGTATCCAAGTTCTCCAGCTCTCAGCTCAGCCAAG GTCAGTCTGAAAAGCCTTCAGGTCTATGACGAGTACGGTGTTTCTGAAAATCCTCTCCAGCTTCAGGGACAAGTGAGAGAGCTGAAGGCCCAGCTGGAAAACCAGACCAAACTCATCCTCCAAATGCAAAACCTTCTGCGTAGGAACTCCCTCTCCAGTGACCTTATTGCCAACGCCTCTGACCCCTCCGTTGTCATCAGGGATCAAGAAGGGACACGGAAGGAGGACCGTTGCCAGGATAGTAGCTACAGAACTGTGCAGcaaagggagaaaaaggagggagagaaccAGGCGATGAAGGATAAAACCAGCCGTCTGAATTTggaccaggagagagagaggacactgAACAAAAGCACAACTGAACAGCTGCCACAGACCCACAGCCGCTCTACATCACCTGCCCG ACTGGACTCCCTGGTGAAGTCACAAGCCAGGGAGCTGTCACAACTGAGGCAGCAGATCAAGGAGAGCCGGGGACTGGGAGCCCTGCAGCGCCgacagctggaggagctgagcaACGCCTTTaaggagctgctgcaggccaGCAAAGTCGACTTCTACATGGGGGAGGTAGTCAAAGAGCAGCTGGACAAGAGCCTGAATCTTCTGGACAGACTGGAGGGACGGCTGGACAAAG GAGAGTCTCATCTGGATAATGAGGATGCGGCAGCTCTGGAACTGTCTCGCAG TCTCGGGGAGCTTCAGCAGGGATCACATTCCCTGCTGTCCCATGAGGACATGAGAGATCTCCCTGACAACCCAGCTAGAATCCAACTGGAGTTAGATCATCTGCGTTTGGAGCTAGAGGGCGAtagagagctgctgcagcagtgcaTCAGAGTCCTGGTTCAACAAAACCTCACCCTGGCCAAATGCACCAGAGAGCAGCTGGATCT gTTGGCtaaagagctgcaggagaagaaccGTCTCATCCAGACCCTGCAGAGCCAGTTCGGAAGCCAAAGTCCCAGCAGCCACCACAGCTCTCACTCTGACCTGTACCACTCTGACAGGACCTCTTCCTCCTGCCATAGCCCACAAGGTGGCAGTCGATCTCCAA GCCAGCGACACTCCTCTGATTGGATGGGAGCAGCTGTTCCACCTGTAGGTGGAGCTCAGGCGGACGGTGTGTCCAGTCACAGGGGTGCTTCCAGCAGACTGCAGGGCCTGCAGAGGGAGAACGGGCGACTGCGGGAGCAGCTGAGAGGCAACGAGGAGCTCAACGCCACCCTGCGCAGTGAACTGGACCTACATCGATCAATTATTTCCCAGAGCAGCCCGTACCATCAGAATTGGGATCAAGGCCAGGACAAGCAGGGGCCAGGGCCTCAGACAGAAGCTCATGAAGTAGACAGAGACATTGCCCCACAGAGTGCTCCTGAGCAGCATAGCACTATGAATTCAG ACCTGCTGGCAGAACACCTGCAGGAGATTCGAGCTCTGCGACAACGTCTGGAGGAGAGCATCCGCACAAACGACCGTCTCAGGGAACAGCTGGAGAGGAGACTAGCCGAGGTGGAGAAAGACCCAG CTACCAACATCTTCATCCAGGGTAATGAGGAGCAGGGGCATCTGGCTAATGAGGTGCGATTTCTCAGGGGACAAAATCAAACCCTAAAGGAACAGCTCAACCTGGCATCTCGAG ACAAGCAGAGGGAGAACGAGAAGCTACGCGAGACTCTGGCCAGACGGACTGCCAAACTAGAGCAGAGCAGGAAGGAGTCTGAAGCAATCAGGCAGGAAAATAGCCGACTTCAGGAGGGGCTGGAGCACATTAGCCAAGAAaactcagagctgcaggattcactgcaccacagcaaagaggagctgcatag gttGCAGTGTGAGGTGAAGCTCCAGCGGCAGCAGCTGTCTGACTCCCAGCATCTTCTCCAGTCACTGCGAGTGGAGCTGCAAGTTTATGAAAAGATCAAGATTGATGCTCACAAACACAACG CAGAATCCAGTGAGACAAACCAGGAGCCACTTCCTGTTCCATCCTCCAGCTCTTTGGACCTGAGCGAGCTTCTGTCAGAGATCCGTCACCTGAGGCTGCAGCTGGAGAGGAGCATCCAGACCAACACGGCTCTGCGGCAGagactggaggagcagctgctccGAGGACCCAACCGCTCTGAAACCATCAACATCAACTACCTGCTGTCATCTCCAG ATGAAGGGGGCAGGTCACCAGGTCGTGAAGGCTGCGATCTTCGCCACTCATTTCAGTACAACGAACAAACCAATGTCCTGG atgagAAACGCCGCGCTCGTTCAGAGGTGGGCGGTGGgtccttcagcagcagctctggtgaCTCTGGCGCTCCGTCTCGTCTGGTGCCGGGCCACAGGATGTGGGCCAATCGCAACGGCCGCCACGTTTTAGGCCTGATCGAGGACTACAACGCCCTGCGGAAGCAGATCTCAGAGGGTCGTAAGCTGTCGCACAGCATGGACACACAACTGCAGGAGTGTCTGCACACAGTCAGGCAGCAGAGCTCTGACAACAAG GTGATGGAACAGCAGCATCTGAAGAGTTTGTCCAGCAGCATGAGTACCATGCAGCATGTGTTAGAGGAGGCCGGTCGACTGCTCAAACTGGTGTGGAGAGTCTCTCTGCCAGCTGGAAACACAGCAGGGGACAGTGGCAACAACCAGCAG caGGACGAGCTGCTGAAAACTGAGATAGCCAGACTGAAAAGCCGGCTGTCGCAGCAGGAGAGGATGCTGAGTGGAGCCGTGAAACGCCTCCGCAGCACCAACCAGCTCAAAGAGGGAATGGAGAGGGTCATCATCGATCAGT TGGCTCTAACTCATGGAGTGTTGAAGAAAGCCAGGGGAAACTTAGAG ACAAATTACTGTACCGTCTTTGGCCTGAAGGGCCTGTCTGGAGGACCAGACGAAG gAGGTCCCAGTCACTGGCCAGTAGGGGGCACTACAGAGCCTGAGAGGAGGAGTGCACCCATTTCCGGACCAGGCAGACACTCAGCGTCCTCAGACAGCGACACCTCTCTGCACTGCAGCTTCTAA